Proteins from a genomic interval of Mycobacterium conspicuum:
- a CDS encoding saccharopine dehydrogenase family protein — protein sequence MPAEQRDLDVVLYGATGSVGKLTARYLAGCGLRVGLAGRSTQRLDDVRQALPGDARSWPLIVANEAEPESLDRLAAQTRVLISTVGPYAAHGLPIVAACAAAGTDYVDLAAEVPFVRRSIDSCHEQAVESGARIVHSCGFDSIPSDLSVYALHQRIQQDEAGEMGDTSFVLRAANYAMGFSRGTVDTMFGLMRSGFGDTETRRLLDDPYSLSPDRQAEPDLGPQPEVSLRRGEEIAPELAGLWTSGYLMALYNTRCVRRTNALLGWAYGRRFRYTEAASMGSSPFAPAMAAMTNATITGASRLGGAYLRMFPPGLLESVIPRPSGAVDGGAPRGHYRVETYATTTRGARYVASMAQRGDPGYAATAVLLGESAFALARDRDQLPDRHGVLTPASAMGDILLKRLTAVGVTVDTVRLS from the coding sequence ATGCCCGCTGAGCAGCGTGACCTCGACGTCGTGCTCTACGGCGCGACCGGCTCCGTGGGCAAGTTGACCGCTCGGTATCTGGCTGGGTGCGGGCTGCGCGTCGGCCTGGCCGGCCGGTCAACTCAACGGCTGGACGACGTCCGGCAGGCACTGCCCGGTGACGCCCGCAGCTGGCCGCTGATCGTCGCCAACGAGGCCGAGCCGGAATCCCTGGACCGCCTCGCCGCCCAAACCCGCGTATTGATCAGCACGGTGGGCCCCTATGCCGCCCATGGGCTACCGATCGTCGCCGCATGTGCGGCAGCCGGCACCGACTACGTGGATCTTGCCGCGGAGGTCCCGTTCGTGCGCCGCAGCATTGACTCCTGCCACGAGCAAGCGGTCGAAAGCGGCGCCCGCATCGTGCACTCCTGCGGATTCGATTCCATCCCTTCGGACTTGAGTGTGTATGCATTGCACCAAAGGATCCAGCAAGACGAAGCCGGCGAAATGGGCGACACGTCATTTGTCCTCCGCGCCGCAAACTACGCGATGGGCTTTTCCCGGGGAACCGTCGACACGATGTTCGGCCTGATGCGCTCCGGGTTCGGTGATACCGAAACACGGCGGCTGCTCGACGACCCCTACAGCCTGAGCCCCGATCGCCAAGCCGAACCGGATTTGGGACCCCAGCCGGAAGTGTCATTGCGCAGAGGCGAAGAGATCGCGCCCGAATTGGCCGGGTTGTGGACCAGCGGGTACTTGATGGCGCTGTACAACACCCGATGCGTCCGACGCACCAACGCCTTGCTCGGCTGGGCCTACGGCCGCCGGTTCCGCTACACAGAGGCGGCAAGCATGGGTTCGTCGCCGTTTGCGCCTGCGATGGCGGCGATGACGAACGCAACCATCACAGGCGCCTCGAGGCTCGGCGGGGCATACCTACGCATGTTCCCGCCAGGTCTGCTGGAAAGCGTGATCCCGCGTCCCAGCGGCGCGGTGGATGGAGGCGCGCCACGGGGCCATTACCGGGTCGAGACTTACGCGACGACGACCCGGGGTGCGCGATACGTAGCGTCGATGGCTCAGCGCGGCGATCCCGGCTATGCCGCCACGGCGGTGTTGCTTGGCGAGAGCGCGTTTGCGCTTGCGCGCGATCGAGACCAGTTGCCCGACCGGCACGGAGTACTGACGCCAGCCTCGGCGATGGGTGACATCTTGCTGAAAAGGCTTACTGCCGTGGGCGTCACGGTGGACACGGTACGGCTGAGTTGA
- a CDS encoding LLM class F420-dependent oxidoreductase: MRVEAVLPFWLDRPDEEALDIAQSARDVGLGALWVGEMVTYDAFALATAIGHRVPGLALRLGPLAVGVRSPVTLALGISSVAALTGTAVDIALGASSPMIVAGWHDREWAQPAARVSETIDCLRSLFAGERSDYDGGQVRTHGFRLRRPRPETRIAVGAFGPAITRVAARHADEVVLNLVPPQRVAQVRAIIDREAANAGRTPPALTVWVPAAYQPGAAALRQLAAQLAVYLAPPGYGEMFCELGYGELVQRARAGAGRRELADRIPADLLDQICLAGTTEHIAAGLRAYHEAGADCVAVVPCTAEDPGGRAILTAVTEARA, translated from the coding sequence GTGAGAGTCGAAGCCGTCCTGCCGTTCTGGCTGGACCGGCCCGACGAGGAGGCCCTCGACATCGCGCAGAGCGCGCGCGACGTCGGGTTGGGCGCCCTGTGGGTCGGCGAGATGGTGACGTATGACGCCTTCGCGTTGGCCACCGCGATCGGCCATCGCGTGCCCGGCCTGGCCCTGCGACTCGGGCCGTTGGCGGTCGGCGTGCGCAGCCCGGTCACGCTCGCGCTCGGGATCAGTTCGGTCGCGGCGCTGACCGGCACGGCGGTCGATATCGCGCTCGGCGCCTCCAGCCCCATGATCGTGGCCGGCTGGCATGACCGCGAATGGGCGCAACCGGCAGCGCGCGTGAGCGAGACGATCGATTGCCTGCGGTCCCTATTCGCCGGAGAGCGCAGCGATTACGACGGTGGCCAGGTGCGCACTCACGGCTTCCGGTTGCGCCGGCCCCGGCCCGAGACCCGCATCGCGGTCGGGGCATTCGGGCCCGCGATCACCCGCGTGGCGGCCCGGCATGCCGACGAGGTCGTACTCAATCTTGTTCCGCCCCAACGGGTTGCCCAGGTGCGCGCCATCATCGACCGCGAAGCCGCCAACGCTGGCCGCACCCCACCGGCGCTGACGGTCTGGGTCCCCGCCGCCTACCAGCCCGGCGCCGCCGCGCTGCGCCAACTGGCGGCGCAGCTGGCGGTCTATCTCGCTCCGCCCGGATACGGCGAGATGTTCTGCGAACTCGGCTACGGCGAGCTCGTCCAGCGCGCCCGTGCGGGAGCCGGGCGCCGGGAACTGGCCGACCGCATCCCCGCGGACCTGCTCGACCAGATCTGCCTCGCCGGTACCACCGAACACATCGCCGCGGGGCTGCGGGCCTACCACGAGGCGGGCGCCGATTGCGTCGCGGTGGTGCCGTGCACCGCCGAGGACCCCGGCGGCCGCGCAATCCTGACCGCGGTCACCGAAGCCAGGGCCTAG
- a CDS encoding molybdopterin-containing oxidoreductase family protein — translation METVRSFCRVCTSVCGILVDVEGDDVIRVRGDQDHPFSRGYTCAKGRALGQVHHHPDRLERPRMRIDGRLQDTTWDVCLDDLGARLKDIIDRHGPESVAFYFSTMESAGFRMAEALHAAIGTPAKFSPLTIDGTAKPLISDLVGGFMGLSGRTDLDNADFLMLVGVNPVVSHGHAISMPNPTGTVRAIAKRGQVWVIDPRRTETARLATGHLAPRPSTDHAVLAYLVREILRDGRKTDVPVQGIDALAAAVEPFTLEHTARLADVTEAELTRLCAAVRAAKCVAIETGVGVTMTAERGNVTQWLAWVLMILTGAMNRPGGTWFHPGFAYQLEAFGDLLPVTPIEGAFGPGPRSRPEAQAFINEWPCAVLPDEIAAGHIRALINVGGSLVTSFPETGKLIPALRNLEVFATTEIINNETTELATHVLPTKDPLERPDITIHDILSSRVSVQYSPAVVKPVGDRRSMWWVFAELGRRLGYQLGSLGDPDTSTDDDVLNVLLAGARAKYDEVAATGWAEVPRELPAQWVEDHIARMGGWRLAPPLLVDQLAALEPPTPLVMVPRRQRKKLNGQLDFLGEPPEILIHPDDGSAAGVVNGEKVIVRSANGELTGVAKVDESIRRGAVSIPHGHHSANVNRLTSKDDIDVVTGMVRYSGIPVSLHPA, via the coding sequence ATGGAAACGGTGCGTAGTTTCTGCCGCGTCTGCACATCCGTTTGCGGAATCCTCGTCGACGTCGAGGGCGACGACGTCATTCGCGTCCGCGGCGACCAGGACCACCCGTTCTCGCGGGGCTACACCTGCGCCAAGGGTCGCGCGCTGGGTCAGGTGCACCACCACCCGGACCGTCTCGAACGCCCGCGGATGCGCATCGACGGGCGGCTGCAGGACACCACCTGGGACGTCTGCCTCGACGACCTGGGCGCTCGGCTGAAGGACATCATCGACCGGCACGGACCGGAATCGGTGGCCTTCTACTTTTCCACCATGGAAAGCGCCGGCTTCCGGATGGCCGAGGCCCTGCACGCGGCGATCGGTACGCCGGCCAAGTTCAGCCCGCTGACCATCGACGGCACGGCCAAACCGTTAATCTCTGATTTGGTGGGCGGATTCATGGGACTGTCCGGCCGCACCGACCTCGACAACGCCGACTTTCTGATGCTCGTGGGCGTGAATCCCGTTGTGTCGCATGGCCATGCGATCTCGATGCCCAACCCCACCGGCACCGTGCGTGCCATCGCCAAACGCGGCCAGGTGTGGGTGATCGATCCGCGGCGCACCGAGACCGCGCGACTGGCCACCGGCCATCTGGCGCCGCGGCCCAGCACCGACCACGCGGTGCTGGCATACCTGGTCCGCGAGATCCTGCGCGACGGCAGGAAAACCGATGTGCCCGTGCAGGGCATCGACGCGCTGGCGGCCGCGGTCGAGCCGTTCACGCTCGAACACACCGCGCGGCTCGCCGACGTGACCGAGGCCGAGCTGACGCGGCTGTGTGCGGCGGTGCGCGCCGCCAAATGCGTCGCGATCGAGACCGGCGTCGGCGTCACCATGACGGCCGAGCGCGGCAACGTCACGCAATGGCTGGCCTGGGTGCTGATGATCCTCACCGGCGCGATGAACCGACCCGGCGGCACGTGGTTCCATCCCGGATTCGCCTATCAATTAGAGGCTTTCGGCGACCTGCTGCCCGTCACGCCTATCGAGGGGGCGTTCGGTCCCGGCCCCCGCAGCCGCCCGGAGGCGCAGGCGTTCATCAACGAGTGGCCCTGCGCCGTGCTGCCCGACGAGATCGCCGCCGGCCACATCCGCGCCCTGATCAACGTCGGCGGCAGCCTGGTCACCAGCTTCCCGGAGACGGGAAAGCTGATTCCGGCCCTGCGCAACCTCGAAGTCTTTGCCACCACCGAAATCATCAACAACGAAACCACCGAGTTGGCCACCCACGTGCTGCCGACCAAGGACCCGTTGGAACGGCCCGACATCACCATCCACGACATCCTGAGTTCGCGGGTGTCCGTCCAATACAGCCCGGCCGTCGTCAAACCGGTCGGTGATCGGCGCTCGATGTGGTGGGTCTTCGCCGAACTCGGCCGCCGGCTCGGTTACCAGCTGGGCAGCCTGGGCGATCCCGACACCAGCACCGACGACGACGTGCTGAACGTGTTGCTGGCCGGCGCCCGGGCCAAATACGACGAGGTGGCGGCGACCGGTTGGGCCGAGGTACCCCGGGAGCTACCGGCGCAGTGGGTCGAGGACCACATCGCGCGGATGGGCGGGTGGCGGCTGGCGCCGCCGCTATTGGTCGATCAGCTGGCCGCGCTCGAGCCACCCACGCCGCTGGTGATGGTGCCGCGCCGGCAGCGCAAGAAGCTGAACGGGCAGCTCGATTTCCTCGGCGAACCGCCCGAGATCCTCATCCACCCCGACGACGGCTCGGCCGCGGGCGTCGTGAACGGCGAAAAGGTAATCGTGCGAAGCGCGAACGGCGAATTGACCGGTGTCGCCAAGGTCGACGAATCGATACGGCGCGGGGCGGTGTCAATTCCGCACGGCCACCACTCGGCCAACGTCAATCGCCTGACCAGCAAGGACGACATCGACGTGGTGACCGGCATGGTGCGCTATTCCGGCATACCGGTCAGCCTGCACCCGGCGTGA
- a CDS encoding amidase gives MTALADETRWMDATDQAALVAKGEVTPSELLEAAIQRIEQSNPALNAVVIEWFEHARSIAADPHLPDGPFRGVPFLLKDLYTSFAGQTLSNGNIALKNAAKIDTADTTLVARFKAAGLVIAGRTNSPEMGSLPTTQPLAWGATRNPWALDRTPGGSSGGAAAAVAVGMVPFANASDGGGSIRIPASCCGLVGLKPSQGRITVGPARAEVGLGVELGLSRTVRDTAALLDAVRGPGVGDTVIAPAPRRPYLDEVGADPGRLRIGLLDVHPRGEFLHGDCVSAVRAAATMLERLGHIVEPAWPDCLADATLPRKFMALWVTQMAMAAREFGAKIGRELTADDIEPVNWAGIQQARRLTAVDYAVAEAEGWAFRRALQQWWADGWDLLLSPTVAEPPPLLTEFENNPEHPTAPQRRAGQFAAFTPPFNMSGQPAINLPLHRNADGLPIGIQLAADYGREDVLIRVAAQLESAYPWASVHAPVV, from the coding sequence ATGACTGCTCTCGCTGACGAGACCCGGTGGATGGACGCGACCGACCAGGCGGCGCTGGTGGCCAAGGGCGAGGTCACGCCGAGCGAGCTGCTGGAGGCCGCGATCCAGCGGATCGAGCAGTCGAACCCGGCGCTGAACGCCGTCGTCATCGAGTGGTTCGAGCACGCCCGGTCCATTGCCGCCGACCCGCATTTGCCCGACGGGCCATTCCGCGGCGTGCCGTTTCTGCTCAAGGACCTCTACACGAGCTTCGCCGGCCAGACCCTGTCCAACGGCAACATTGCTCTGAAGAACGCGGCCAAAATCGACACCGCCGACACCACGCTGGTGGCCCGGTTCAAGGCGGCGGGGCTGGTCATCGCCGGGCGGACGAACAGCCCCGAGATGGGCAGCCTGCCGACCACACAGCCGCTGGCCTGGGGCGCGACCCGCAATCCGTGGGCGCTCGACCGCACCCCGGGCGGGTCCAGCGGCGGCGCGGCGGCCGCGGTGGCCGTCGGGATGGTTCCCTTCGCCAACGCATCGGACGGCGGCGGGAGCATTCGCATTCCGGCCTCGTGCTGTGGGTTGGTGGGCCTCAAACCCAGCCAGGGGCGAATCACCGTGGGGCCGGCGCGCGCCGAGGTTGGGCTGGGGGTGGAACTGGGCCTCAGCCGCACGGTGCGCGACACGGCCGCACTGCTCGACGCGGTGCGCGGCCCCGGTGTCGGCGACACCGTGATCGCACCGGCACCGCGGCGGCCCTACCTCGACGAGGTCGGCGCCGATCCCGGTCGGCTGCGCATCGGGCTGCTCGACGTCCATCCGCGTGGCGAATTCCTGCACGGGGATTGCGTTTCGGCGGTGCGCGCCGCCGCGACGATGCTGGAGCGGCTCGGGCACATCGTCGAGCCGGCGTGGCCGGATTGTCTGGCCGATGCCACGTTGCCGCGCAAGTTCATGGCGCTGTGGGTGACGCAAATGGCAATGGCGGCACGCGAATTCGGTGCGAAGATCGGCCGGGAGCTGACCGCGGACGACATCGAGCCGGTGAACTGGGCGGGCATCCAGCAGGCGCGGCGGTTGACCGCCGTCGACTACGCCGTCGCCGAGGCCGAGGGGTGGGCCTTCCGCCGCGCGCTGCAGCAGTGGTGGGCCGACGGTTGGGACCTGCTGCTGTCACCGACCGTGGCCGAACCGCCGCCGCTGCTAACGGAATTCGAGAACAACCCCGAGCATCCCACGGCGCCGCAGCGCCGCGCCGGGCAGTTCGCCGCCTTCACGCCGCCGTTCAACATGAGCGGACAGCCCGCGATCAACCTGCCCCTGCACCGCAACGCCGACGGCCTACCGATCGGAATCCAGCTCGCCGCCGACTATGGACGCGAGGACGTTCTCATTCGGGTTGCCGCCCAATTGGAGTCGGCGTATCCGTGGGCGTCCGTTCACGCGCCTGTCGTCTGA
- a CDS encoding acyl-CoA dehydrogenase family protein, with amino-acid sequence MTTGYDDIEATSRRIADAASRLWGDIDSTRRLPDELVAMLRDSGLLRAGAPKEVGGLELPPRVGLQAAEELARGDASTGWCVAIGITSTLLVAYLPPSSRDQLFGDGRGLAAGVWAPRGTGRSVDGGVVVSGRWAFCSGIRHADVLFAGCMVDEHPVPSVVALPTKDLQLLDNWHTLGLRGTGSNDSVADEVFVPADRVVSIFDGPVVDRPLYRFPPFGFFALSVAAPALGNARAAIDDLIEVAGGKKGLGSTRTLAERSPTQAAVAAAESALSAARLLYYRAIDDAWQASQTEPPSVELRNRLRLAATHAARTSADVVRTMYDLAGGSAIYDTSPLQRRFRDAFTATAHFQVNEASRELPGRILLGQAAEVSML; translated from the coding sequence ATGACCACGGGCTACGACGACATCGAGGCAACCAGCCGGCGGATCGCCGACGCGGCGTCACGACTGTGGGGCGACATCGACTCCACGCGGCGCCTGCCCGACGAGCTGGTGGCGATGCTGCGCGACAGCGGGCTACTGCGCGCCGGGGCGCCAAAAGAGGTCGGCGGGCTGGAACTGCCGCCACGAGTGGGACTTCAAGCGGCCGAGGAATTGGCGCGCGGCGATGCGTCGACGGGCTGGTGCGTGGCGATCGGGATCACCAGCACCTTGCTCGTCGCGTACCTGCCTCCGTCAAGCCGCGACCAATTGTTCGGCGACGGGCGCGGGCTGGCGGCGGGCGTATGGGCGCCGCGCGGTACGGGGCGGTCGGTCGACGGCGGCGTGGTGGTGTCGGGGCGATGGGCGTTCTGCAGCGGCATCCGCCATGCCGACGTGCTGTTCGCCGGATGCATGGTCGACGAACATCCCGTTCCGTCAGTCGTGGCGCTTCCGACGAAAGACCTTCAGCTCCTGGACAATTGGCACACGCTCGGCCTGCGGGGCACCGGCAGCAACGATTCCGTCGCCGATGAAGTCTTCGTGCCCGCCGACCGCGTCGTGTCGATCTTCGACGGGCCCGTCGTGGACCGCCCGCTGTATCGCTTTCCGCCGTTTGGCTTCTTTGCGTTGTCGGTCGCCGCGCCCGCCCTGGGCAACGCGCGCGCCGCCATCGACGACCTCATCGAAGTGGCCGGCGGCAAGAAGGGCCTCGGTTCGACGCGCACCCTTGCCGAACGCTCCCCCACGCAGGCGGCCGTCGCGGCCGCCGAGTCGGCCCTCAGCGCGGCCAGGCTGCTCTACTACCGGGCGATCGACGACGCCTGGCAGGCCAGCCAGACGGAGCCACCGTCCGTAGAGCTTCGTAATCGGTTGCGGCTGGCCGCAACTCACGCCGCGCGAACATCGGCCGATGTGGTTCGCACCATGTACGACCTCGCGGGCGGCAGCGCGATCTACGACACGTCGCCGTTGCAGCGACGGTTCCGCGACGCGTTCACCGCCACCGCCCACTTCCAGGTCAACGAGGCGTCACGGGAGTTGCCCGGCCGCATACTGCTGGGCCAGGCCGCCGAAGTGTCGATGCTGTGA
- a CDS encoding FAD-dependent oxidoreductase — MAGCRAREGAAGVTKIRGRVAILGGGMAGLSAAWRLSEAGWRDRFDSITVYQRGWRLGGKGASSRGPHGRIEEHGLHVWLGCYDNAFALLRECYAEIDRATTDPTAPIHTWDEAFVPSDHLGIADRFDDEWLVWPGGLARNQELPGEPDATGRDFTAVDFLRRALQLVLNFADSLPLPDEDAHPVTESPGATAEWLQVVRWGALAMLATLAKPLGAETIPSVSLNHVLAVIRDALDYEHRPDHRRFWLFLSLETATVRGIIADNLVTDPRGFRAINDEDFCAWILRHGAHPDVVDFPLVRGLYDMVFGYEDGDCSRPALAAGVALLLTGIALFQYKGAFFWKMTAGMGDVVIAPLYQALRRRGVEFEFFHRVDALHLDDHHQSIESITMGRQARLAEGVNEYIPLTRVGGLPVFPDRPLAEQLDGHVAYDLESHFGGRADIETRVLRKGVDFDHVVLAASLGMVEHIAGELIADSPQWRDMTTNLRTVATQAFQLWLRPDEPTLGWNLPGVTTSGYVAPFDTWASMPQTLWAEQWPDDDHPLTVAYFCGALNVPGQGDNADPKAYVASCREKVFAEAVTYLDTHVGLYLPGAVTEQGFAWHLLVGANGHRGASALATQYVSVNIDPSDRYVQSVPGSDKHRLRSDESGYDNLVLAGDWTDNGFNAGCIEAAVMSGLQAANALLGRGHRYRIRGFYQP; from the coding sequence ATGGCCGGATGTCGCGCGCGCGAGGGCGCTGCTGGGGTGACGAAGATTCGCGGGCGAGTCGCCATACTCGGTGGCGGCATGGCCGGACTGAGCGCAGCGTGGCGGCTTAGCGAAGCGGGCTGGCGGGACCGATTCGACTCCATCACCGTCTACCAGCGCGGCTGGCGCCTTGGCGGCAAGGGCGCGTCGAGCCGTGGCCCGCACGGACGCATTGAGGAGCACGGCCTGCATGTGTGGCTGGGTTGTTACGACAACGCCTTCGCCCTGCTTCGGGAGTGTTATGCCGAGATCGACCGTGCCACAACAGATCCCACAGCTCCCATTCACACATGGGATGAGGCGTTCGTCCCCTCCGATCACCTCGGGATCGCCGACCGCTTCGACGATGAGTGGCTGGTGTGGCCCGGCGGGCTGGCCCGCAACCAGGAGCTGCCGGGCGAGCCTGACGCGACGGGACGAGATTTCACCGCGGTCGACTTTCTCCGGCGCGCACTTCAACTGGTGCTCAACTTCGCCGACTCGCTGCCCTTGCCCGACGAAGATGCCCACCCTGTTACCGAATCCCCCGGTGCGACGGCGGAGTGGCTTCAAGTCGTGCGCTGGGGAGCCTTGGCCATGCTGGCGACCTTAGCCAAACCGCTAGGCGCCGAAACGATCCCGTCTGTGTCGCTCAATCACGTGCTGGCCGTGATCCGCGACGCGCTCGACTACGAGCATCGGCCCGATCACCGGCGTTTCTGGCTGTTCCTCTCGCTTGAGACCGCGACCGTGCGCGGCATAATCGCCGACAATCTGGTCACCGATCCACGCGGCTTCCGCGCCATCAATGACGAGGACTTCTGCGCCTGGATTCTGCGCCACGGCGCCCATCCCGACGTGGTTGACTTTCCCCTCGTCCGCGGGCTTTACGACATGGTCTTCGGGTACGAGGACGGCGACTGCAGCAGACCCGCATTGGCCGCGGGAGTGGCCTTGCTGCTCACTGGGATCGCGCTGTTCCAATACAAAGGAGCGTTCTTCTGGAAGATGACGGCCGGCATGGGCGATGTCGTCATCGCTCCGCTTTACCAGGCGCTGCGCCGACGGGGCGTCGAGTTTGAGTTCTTCCACCGCGTCGATGCGTTGCACCTCGACGACCATCATCAGTCGATCGAGTCGATCACCATGGGTCGTCAGGCCCGGCTTGCCGAGGGAGTCAACGAATACATTCCGCTGACCCGGGTCGGCGGCCTTCCCGTCTTCCCGGACCGGCCGCTGGCCGAACAGTTGGACGGGCATGTTGCTTACGACCTGGAATCGCACTTCGGTGGGCGTGCCGACATCGAGACCCGGGTGCTGCGCAAGGGCGTCGATTTCGATCACGTCGTGCTAGCTGCGTCGCTCGGGATGGTGGAGCATATCGCGGGTGAGCTGATCGCTGACAGCCCGCAGTGGCGCGACATGACGACGAATCTTCGTACCGTCGCGACCCAGGCCTTTCAGTTGTGGCTGCGGCCGGACGAGCCGACGCTGGGATGGAACCTCCCCGGCGTCACGACCAGCGGCTACGTCGCTCCTTTCGACACCTGGGCATCGATGCCGCAGACGCTGTGGGCCGAGCAATGGCCCGACGATGACCATCCGCTCACCGTGGCCTACTTCTGCGGAGCTCTGAACGTGCCAGGCCAAGGAGACAATGCGGATCCCAAGGCTTATGTGGCGAGCTGTCGCGAAAAGGTGTTCGCCGAAGCAGTCACTTATCTCGACACGCATGTCGGCCTTTACCTGCCGGGCGCGGTCACCGAGCAGGGCTTCGCATGGCATCTCCTCGTCGGCGCCAACGGCCATCGCGGCGCGTCCGCCTTGGCGACGCAGTACGTCAGCGTCAACATCGACCCATCGGATCGTTACGTGCAGTCGGTTCCTGGATCAGACAAGCATCGGCTCCGGTCGGACGAAAGTGGTTACGACAATCTAGTTTTAGCGGGCGACTGGACAGACAACGGCTTCAACGCCGGTTGCATCGAGGCTGCGGTCATGTCCGGCCTGCAGGCGGCCAACGCCCTGCTGGGGCGGGGCCACCGGTACCGCATCCGCGGGTTTTATCAGCCGTGA
- a CDS encoding winged helix-turn-helix transcriptional regulator: protein MASPDLSHRFDGESVGRALELVGERWTLLILREAFFGVRRFGQLARNLNIPRPTLSSRLRMLVEAGLLDRVPYSVDPERHEYRLTAAGRDLFGAIVALMRWGDEHLGHPDGPPIVLRHNDCGRVADARLTCAHCGEEITAQNVTPEPGPGYT, encoded by the coding sequence GTGGCTTCGCCTGATCTGTCACACCGCTTCGACGGCGAGTCCGTCGGCCGGGCTCTCGAGCTGGTCGGCGAGCGCTGGACGCTGTTGATCCTGCGGGAGGCGTTCTTCGGGGTTCGCCGCTTCGGTCAGCTGGCACGCAACCTGAACATCCCGCGGCCCACCCTGTCGTCGCGGCTGCGGATGCTAGTCGAGGCGGGGCTGTTGGACCGCGTGCCGTACTCCGTCGACCCGGAGCGCCACGAATACCGGCTCACCGCCGCAGGGCGGGATCTCTTCGGCGCGATCGTCGCGCTGATGCGGTGGGGTGATGAGCATCTGGGGCATCCGGACGGGCCGCCAATCGTGCTGCGCCACAACGACTGCGGTCGCGTCGCCGATGCCCGATTGACCTGCGCGCACTGCGGTGAGGAGATCACCGCACAGAACGTGACCCCGGAGCCGGGCCCGGGCTACACCTGA